The Setaria viridis chromosome 6, Setaria_viridis_v4.0, whole genome shotgun sequence genome contains a region encoding:
- the LOC117861747 gene encoding uncharacterized protein → MSRPPSLLEQVLQSSSSDEEDEFFVSTVHIVHSHYQSDSAPKHGGSVVGHKVIDREREEGYWRLYQDYFADEPTYGPTFFRRRFRMHRHLYLRIMHAVEDHDDYFVQKRNAAGKLGLSCLKKVTAAFRMLAYGVPADATDEKICIAESTVIESLKRFVRAVVDVFEDEYLRSPNDNDTARLLALGEERGFPGMLGSIDCMHWKWKNCPLAWQGMYSGHVHEPTIILEAVASHDLWIWHACFGLPRSHNDINVLHRSPLFAKLADGQAPKVGYSINGHDYTMGYYLADGIYPSWATFVKTIPEPQGNKRKYFAIAQESVRKDVERAFGVLQARFAIVRGPARFWDDVTLGYIMKACVIMHNMIIEDEGEVDSEECFESGGENVKPSPDPTPDLEDFIKVHKK, encoded by the exons ATGAGTCGTCCTCCATCCTTATTGGAACAGGTTCTACAGTCGTCCTCTTCGGATGAGGAGGACGAATTCTTTGTTTCCACTGTGCATATTGTTCATAGTCATTATCAAAGTGACAGTGCACCAAAACATGGTGGTTCCGTGGTTGGGCATAAAGTAATTGATCGTGAGCGAGAAGAGGGCTATTGGAGATTGTATCAAGATTACTTCGCTGATGAACCAACATATGGCCCAACTTTTTTCAGACGGAG GTTTAGAATGCATCGCCATCTATACCTGCGCATAATGCATGCCGTTGAAGACCATGATGACTACTTTGTCCAGAAGAGAAATGCAGCTGGCAAACTTGGATTAAGTTGCTTGAAGAAGGTCACTGCAGCATTCCGTATGCTTGCTTATGGAGTACCCGCGGATGCTACAGATGAAAAAATTTGTATTGCAGAAAGTACTGTCATAGAGAGTTTGAAACGGTTTGTGAGAGCAGTTGTAGATGTTTTTGAAGATGAGTACCTAAGATCACCGAATGACAATGATACGGCTCGGTTACTTGCACTTGGGGAGGAAAGAGGGTTTCCCGGCATGCTAGGTTCCATAGATTGCATGCATTGGAAGTGGAAAAATTGCCCTTTAGCATGGCAAGGTATGTACTCCGGCCACGTGCACGAGCCTACAATTATTTTAGAAGCTGTTGCTTCCCATGATCTATGGATTTGGCACGCTTGTTTTGGTTTACCTAGGTCTCATAATGATATCAATGTTCTGCATCGATCTCCACTATTTGCAAAACTAGCTGACGGCCAAGCTCCCAAAGTAGGTTATAGCATAAATGGTCATGATTATACAATGGGATATTATCTTGCTGACGGCATATACCCATCCTGGGCCACATTTGTGAAGACCATTCCAGAACCACAGGGCAATAAGAGAAAATATTTTGCCATAGCGCAAGAATCAGTAAGAAAGGATGTGGAACGAGCCTTTGGAGTGCTGCAAGCTCGTTTCGCCATTGTTAGAGGTCCTGCTCGTTTTTGGGATGACGTCACGTTGGGATACATCATGAAAGCTTGTGTTATTATGCATAACATGATTATTGAAGATGAGGGAGAAGTGGATAGTGAAGAATGTTTCGAATCCGGTGGTGAGAATGTTAAACCTTCCCCTGACCCTACACCTGATCTTGAGGATTTTATTAAGGTGCACAAAAAATAA
- the LOC117861749 gene encoding berberine bridge enzyme-like Cyn d 4: protein MARTPIIFLLVVILSCNTLPLSASSAAPDVFLSCLAVDIPHRLVHTPASSSYAEHLFSSIRNLRFVAPDTPRPLAIVAAAEPKHVQATVRCGRRHGVRVHTHSGGHDYEGISYTSLDHHERFAVLDLAAFRSIRVDTPRAKAWAGSGATLGELTLAFPAGSCPTVCLGGHLSGSGFGALARKYGLSADNVVDAVVVDADGRLQNRSTMGEDYFWAIRGGGGESFVRVPETVTLFSIRRSRNQSAIDLITRWQEISPVLPWDLYLRVVVDKQQAYFVALFLGSCGRLHRLIRTRFPDLGMTQQDCEEVSWVQSTVFFAFDSTAMPLEVLLQRGNKRQSYVKAKSDHVQVPMPRQVWESTWARLERPEAASLMLEPYGGFMGSISSSVTPFPHRKGNLYQLQYYSEWFENGSATLKKRMKWVRDLYKELEPYVSKNPRAVYVNYRDLDLGTNKLEGNVTSYANARAWGEKYFKGNFERLAAVKAMVDPEDFFRNEQSIPPHYRKPS from the exons ATGGCCAGAACACCAATAATCTTTCTCCTGGTGGTCATCCTCTCTTGCAACACCCTTCCTTTGTCAGCTTCCAGCGCGGCCCCCGATGTGTTCCTTAGCTGCCTCGCGGTGGACATTCCGCATCGTCTCGTCCACACCCCGGCGTCATCGTCTTACGCTGAGCACCTGTTCTCCTCCATTCGGAACCTCCGCTTCGTCGCGCCGGACACCCCGAGACCGCTTGCGATCGTGGCGGCCGCCGAGCCCAAGCACGTGCAGGCCACGGTGCGTTgtggccgccgccacggcgtccGCGTCCATACGCACAGCGGCGGCCACGACTATGAGGGCATCTCGTACACATCCCTCGACCACCACGAGCGCTTCGCCGTGCTTGACCTCGCCGCGTTCCGCTCTATCCGCGTCGACACACCAAGAGCCAAGGCCTGGGCCGGGTCCGGTGCCACCCTAGGCGAGCT GACACTGGCGTTCCCAGCCGGCTCCTGCCCGACAGTCTGCCTCGGGGGCCATCTCAGCGGCAGCGGGTTCGGCGCGCTGGCGCGCAAGTACGGCCTCTCCGCCGACAACGTCGTTGACGCCGTCGTCGTGGACGCCGACGGCAGGCTCCAGAACAGAAGCACCATGGGGGAGGACTACTTCTGGGCCataaggggcggcggcggcgagagcttCGTCCGCGTGCCGGAGACGGTCACGCTGTTCAGCATCCGTCGGTCCAGAAACCAATCCGCCATTGATCTCATAACAAGATGGCAAGAAATCTCGCCAGTCCTGCCCTGGGATCTGTACCTCCGCGTTGTCGTGGATAAGCAGCAAGCGTATTTCGTTGCGTTGTTCCTTGGCAGCTGCGGACGCCTCCACCGCCTAATTCGGACACGCTTCCCAGATCTTGGGATGACACAGCAGGACTGCGAGGAGGTAAGCTGGGTCCAGTCTACCGTCTTCTTCGCGTTCGACTCGACGGCCATGCCACTCGAGGTGCTCCTTCAGAGGGGCAACAAGCGGCAGAGCTACGTCAAGGCCAAGTCCGACCACGTGCAGGTACCTATGCCAAGGCAAGTGTGGGAGAGCACATGGGCGCGGCTTGAGAGGCCGGAGGCAGCTTCGCTCATGCTGGAACCCTACGGCGGCTTCATGGGCAGCATCTCGTCGTCGGTGACCCCGTTCCCGCACCGTAAGGGGAACCTCTACCAACTTCAGTACTACTCGGAATGGTTCGAGAATGGGTCAGCAACGCTGAAGAAGCGCATGAAATGGGTCAGAGATCTGTACAAGGAGCTTGAGCCTTATGTGTCCAAGAACCCAAGGGCTGTTTATGTGAACTACAGGGACCTGGATCTGGGGACCAATAAGCTGGAGGGCAACGTGACTAGCTATGCCAATGCTAGAGCTTGGGGGGAGAAGTATTTCAAAGGTAACTTTGAGAGGTTGGCGGCTGTGAAGGCCATGGTGGATCCTGAAGATTTCTTCAGGAATGAGCAGAGCATCCCTcctcactaccggaaaccgagctaa